One genomic region from Tachysurus vachellii isolate PV-2020 chromosome 22, HZAU_Pvac_v1, whole genome shotgun sequence encodes:
- the cela1.6 gene encoding chymotrypsin-like elastase family member 1.6 — MLRFFLLSVVVALALAEERPEPRYLENVGQRVVGGEVARPNSWRWQISLQYLSGSSYYHTCGGTLIRTRWVMTAAHCVDTQRTWRVVLGDHDIYNHEGTEQYMSVSAVHIHPQWNRNNVAGGYDIALLRLSSDASLNSYVQLATLPPSGQVLPNNNPCYITGWGRTQTGGQLSAKLKQAYMPVVDYQTCSSSSWWGSTVKSSMVCAGGYNDSGCQGDSGGPLNCQVSGQYVVHGVTSFVSSQGCNTYRKPTVFTRVSAYSSWISGIIG; from the exons ATGCTGAGATTCTTTTTGCTGAGCGTCGTGGTGGCCCTGG cTCTGGCCGAAGAGAGGCCTGAACCCAGGTACCTGGAGAATGTAGGCCAAAGAGTTGTGGGTGGAGAGGTGGCCAGGCCTAACTCATGGCGCTGGCAG ATCTCACTACAATATTTGTCTGGCAGTTCTTACTACCACACCTGTGGTGGAACTCTGATCAGAACTCGATGGGTTATGACTGCTGCTCACTGTGTTGACAC GCAGAGAACATGGCGTGTTGTTCTGGGAGACCATGACATTTACAACCATGAAGGCACAGAGCAGTACATGAGTGTCAGCGCTGTCCACATTCACCCTCAATGGAACCGAAACAATGTTGCTGGAGG GTATGACATCGCTCTGCTGCGTTTGTCATCTGATGCCTCCCTGAACTCCTATGTGCAGCTGGCAACTCTGCCTCCCTCGGGTCAGGTCCTGCCCAACAACAACCCCTGTTACATCACAGGCTGGGGAAGGACTcaaa CTGGCGGTCAGCTCTCTGCTAAGCTGAAACAGGCCTACATGCCTGTGGTGGACTATCAGACGTGTTCAAGCAGCAGCTGGTGGGGCAGCACGGTCAAGAGCTCCATGGTGTGCGCTGGAGGCTACAATGATTCCGGTTGCCAG GGTGACTCTGGCGGCCCCCTGAACTGCCAAGTTAGTGGGCAGTATGTAGTCCATGGAGTTACCAGCTTTGTGTCATCTCAGGGATGCAATACGTATAGGAAACCCACCGTCTTTACTCGTGTCTCAGCCTACAGTAGCTGGATCAGTGGT ATTATTGGATAA
- the gls2b gene encoding glutaminase 2b: MWMMMMCRLRTFGRINARMVEFIVENVARNGALGLYSDSMRQVSQQSRCLGHSASQLYLSRATTETPEGGRTGEGLFSGLEDLLFHTITDGQDRIPISLFISAIKSTGLLTSDPRLRDCMDKLRQAVRESNGDVMMDRNLFRRCVGGNIVLLSQAFRKKFIIPEFEAFVSIINQIYNRAKQQHEGQVADYIPHLAKFSPSLWGISLCTVDGQRHSTGDTKVPFCLQSCVKPLEYAVAVHEHGTDHVHHYVGKEPSGLKFNMLSLDDGDKPHNPMVNAGAIVISSLIKPGANKAEKFDYVMDFVKKMAGEEYVGFSNATFQSEKETGDRNYAIGYYLKEKKCFPHGADMSDALDFYFQLCSIEVTCESGSVMAATLANGGICPITGKRVLSSEAVRNTLSLMHSCGMYDYSGHFAFHVGLPAKSGVSGAVLLVVPNVMGVMCWSPPLDRLGNSVRGISFCQELVSHFNFHNYDNLRHFVKKQDPRRQSGDERNKSVVNLMFAAHSGDVSALRRFALSSMDLDQKDYDHRTALHVAAAEGHVEVVRFLTQTCKVNPFVKDRWGNIPLNDALQAGHDSIVKILQNYQHACEVIAETNKTDSAAWQ; the protein is encoded by the exons atgtggatgatgatgatgtgccGTTTGAGAACGTTTGGTCGGATTAATGCCAGAATGGTGGAGTTTATTGTGGAAAATGTCGCAAGAAACGGTGCACTGGGCTTGTACAGTGATAGCATGCGACAGGTCTCACAACAGAGCCGGTGTTTGGGTCACAGTGCTTCACAACTTTATCTCAGCAGAGCAACTACTGAAACCCCAGAGGG AGGTAGGACAGGGGAAGGTCTTTTTTCAGGTCTGGAGGATTTGCTGTTCCACACCATAACTGATGGGCAGGACAGGATCCCCATCTCTCTTTTCATAAGT GCTATTAAAAGCACGGGCCTGCTGACGTCTGATCCCCGTCTGCGGGACTGCATGGACAAACTGCGGCAAGCTGTACGAGAATCTAATGGTGATGTCATGATGGATCGCAATCTGTTtcgcag GTGTGTCGGTGGAAACATTGTCTTGCTCTCCCAAGCTTTCCGAAAGAAATTTATCATTCCCGAGTTTGAGGCGTTTGTTAGTATCATAAATCAGATCTATAACAGAGCTAAACAGCAGCACGAAGGTCAA GTAGCAGACTATATTCCACACCTCGCCAAGTTCAGTCCCAGTCTTTGGGGAATTTCACTGTGCACAGTTGATGGTCAGAG GCACTCAACAGGTGACACCAAGGTGCCATTTTGCCTGCAGTCATGTGTGAAGCCACTGGAATATGCCGTTGCTGTACATGAGCATGGAACTGATCACGTGCACCATTATGTAGGGAAAGAGCCCAGTGGGCTAAAGTTCAACATGCTCTCCCTTGATGACGGTG ATAAACCTCACAATCCCATGGTGAATGCAGGAGCAATTGTAATCAGCTCTCTTATCAAG CCTGGGGCCAACAAAGCAGAAAAATTTGACTAT gtgATGGACTTTGTGAAAAAAATGGCAGGCGAGGAATATGTGGGCTTCAGTAATGCCAC GTTTCAGTCAGAAAAGGAGACAGGAGACAGAAACTATGCAATAGGCTACTacctgaaagagaaaaag tgTTTTCCTCATGGGGCTGATATGAGTGATGCCCTAGACTTTTACTTTCAg CTGTGCTCTATCGAGGTGACATGCGAGTCAGGCAGTGTGATGGCAGCCACACTGGCCAACGGAGGAATCTGTCCCATCACAGGCAAGCGAGTACTGAGCTCTGAGGCTGTGAGGAATACACTCAGCCTCATGCACTCATGCGGCATGTATGACTACTCTGGCCACTTTGCCTTTCAT GTGGGATTGCCTGCTAAGTCAGGGGTGTCAGGAGCTGTGCTCTTAGTGGTGCCCAATGTGATGGGGGTCATGTGCTGGTCACCACCTTTGGACAGACTGGGGAACAGTGTACGAGGCATCAGCTTCTGTCAG GAACTGGTGTCCCACTTCAACTTCCACAATTATGACAATCTGAGACACTTTGTTAAGAAACAGGATCCACGTCGACAGTCTGGTGATGAAAGG AACAAGTCTGTGGTCAACCTCATGTTTGCGGCTCATAGTGGTGATGTTTCTGCCCTCAGGAG GTTTGCATTATCATCTATGGATTTGGACCAGAAGGACTATGACCATCGTACAGCGCTTCATGTTGCTGCGGCAGAAG gccATGTGGAGGTTGTGCGGTTTTTAACACAAACATGCAAAGTGAACCCCTTTGTGAAGGACAG GTGGGGAAACATTCCCCTGAATGATGCACTACAGGCTGGTCATGACAGCATCGTGAAGATTCTGCAGAACTATCAGCATGCCTGTGAGGTTATcgcagaaacaaacaaaactgactCTGCTGCATGGCAGTAA